The following are encoded together in the Mesoterricola sediminis genome:
- a CDS encoding cyanophycinase, with protein sequence MKRFLAALAFSCLLAAAPPKGTLVIVGGHGSTPDIMHAFLQGAGGRGGVIGIVPTATEDPEGELKEWKEILDPAGIELVPLDVRKREDASAKAMLDAAARCTGFWFSGGDQSRVGDKIVGTPLQKLILGKYEGGAVVGGTSAGAAIMSRIMLTGEDIWGKESLRELGPDCYVTRPGMGFLPPGIIIDQHFIKRNRQNRLLSLAMTYPDHFSIGIDETTALVVKDGKATVLGASGVLVFDPAGMKLKDGGFTGLKIHFLKAGRRIDLATRRVLN encoded by the coding sequence ATGAAACGGTTCCTGGCCGCCCTGGCCTTCTCCTGCCTTCTCGCCGCAGCCCCGCCCAAGGGCACCCTCGTCATCGTGGGCGGCCACGGTTCGACCCCCGACATCATGCACGCCTTCCTCCAGGGCGCCGGGGGCCGGGGCGGGGTGATCGGGATCGTCCCGACGGCCACCGAGGATCCCGAGGGCGAGCTCAAGGAATGGAAGGAGATCCTGGATCCGGCCGGCATCGAGCTGGTGCCCCTGGACGTGCGCAAGCGCGAGGACGCCAGCGCCAAGGCCATGCTGGACGCCGCGGCCCGCTGCACGGGGTTCTGGTTCTCCGGCGGCGACCAGTCCCGCGTGGGGGACAAGATCGTGGGCACCCCGCTCCAGAAGCTGATCCTCGGCAAGTACGAGGGCGGGGCCGTGGTCGGCGGCACCAGCGCCGGGGCGGCCATCATGAGCCGCATCATGCTCACCGGCGAGGACATCTGGGGCAAGGAATCCCTGAGGGAGCTGGGACCCGACTGCTACGTGACCCGGCCCGGCATGGGCTTCCTGCCTCCCGGCATCATCATCGACCAGCACTTCATCAAGCGGAACCGCCAGAACCGCCTCCTCAGCCTGGCCATGACCTACCCCGACCACTTCAGCATCGGCATCGACGAGACCACGGCCCTCGTGGTCAAGGACGGCAAGGCGACGGTGCTGGGCGCCAGCGGCGTCCTCGTCTTCGACCCCGCGGGCATGAAGCTCAAGGACGGCGGCTTCACCGGGCTGAAGATCCACTTCCTCAAGGCCGGGCGCAGGATCGACCTGGCGACTCGCCGGGTCCTCAATTGA
- a CDS encoding M14 family zinc carboxypeptidase, with protein MRRRLLPALLVAVLGALPGSAAVPADPLQLKGTIPYAEMEALLKAAARPGLITVTEEARTHEGRKVYLVRLNRGGAKARFRALLYAQQHGNELAGKDAQLCLIQAIAARPELLPADVDLYLMPMVNPDGGEAYRRTNGAGADLNRDHITLDQPETQALHRVALRVRPHLAVDTHEFTRDGKDWEARGWDCWPLVTLDALNVPWIPAELRREGLARVASAQVLMDRAGIPFARYTVGGLPPLDEIRPSTTEVDDGRNSLGCMGALSFIIEAGVRRQAGAADDLPRRADAVTRLYRHLLGDAASRRRVEALCDRARKAPLPPFLATNFFWANVDGQVPTVRVLDRATGRPLDVPAPGLMTDLVVKQSVATPRAYAVDAAAAPAFRTLLDRHGIRYEVLAAAASRKAEACRLLRFEPDPDELYGRYGNRQIVQRAAAQDHPFPAGSLIVPLDQPLARNAVGLLEPCLLYGIYGYPAYRALVGPDGTTPVWRLP; from the coding sequence TTGAGGCGGCGGCTCCTTCCCGCCCTCCTCGTGGCCGTGCTCGGGGCCCTGCCCGGATCCGCCGCCGTCCCCGCGGACCCCCTCCAGCTCAAGGGCACGATCCCGTACGCGGAGATGGAGGCCCTCCTGAAGGCCGCGGCCCGGCCCGGCCTGATCACCGTCACCGAGGAGGCCCGGACCCATGAAGGGCGGAAGGTCTACCTGGTCCGCCTCAACCGGGGCGGCGCCAAGGCCCGGTTCCGGGCCCTGCTCTACGCCCAGCAGCACGGCAACGAGCTCGCGGGGAAGGACGCCCAGCTCTGCCTGATCCAGGCGATCGCCGCGCGCCCCGAACTGCTCCCGGCCGACGTGGACCTCTACCTCATGCCCATGGTCAACCCCGACGGGGGCGAGGCCTACCGCAGGACCAACGGCGCCGGCGCGGACCTCAACCGCGACCACATCACCCTCGACCAGCCCGAGACCCAGGCCCTGCACCGGGTCGCCCTGCGCGTGCGGCCCCACCTGGCGGTGGACACCCACGAGTTCACCCGGGACGGCAAGGACTGGGAGGCCCGGGGCTGGGACTGCTGGCCCCTGGTCACCCTCGACGCCCTCAACGTGCCCTGGATCCCCGCGGAGCTCCGGCGGGAGGGCCTCGCCCGGGTCGCCTCCGCGCAGGTCCTCATGGACCGGGCCGGCATCCCCTTCGCCCGCTACACCGTGGGGGGACTCCCGCCCCTGGACGAGATCCGCCCGTCCACGACGGAGGTGGACGACGGCCGCAACAGCCTGGGCTGCATGGGCGCCCTCTCCTTCATCATCGAGGCCGGGGTGCGCCGCCAGGCGGGGGCCGCCGACGACCTGCCGCGGCGGGCCGACGCCGTCACCCGCCTCTACCGCCACCTCCTGGGCGACGCCGCCTCCCGGCGGCGGGTGGAGGCCCTCTGCGACCGCGCCCGGAAGGCCCCCCTCCCCCCCTTCCTCGCCACCAACTTCTTCTGGGCGAACGTGGACGGCCAGGTGCCCACGGTGCGCGTGCTCGACCGGGCCACGGGCCGGCCCCTCGATGTGCCCGCGCCGGGCCTGATGACCGACCTGGTGGTCAAGCAAAGCGTGGCCACCCCCCGGGCCTACGCCGTGGACGCCGCGGCGGCCCCGGCCTTCCGGACCCTTCTGGACCGCCACGGGATCCGCTACGAAGTGCTGGCCGCCGCCGCCTCCCGGAAGGCCGAGGCCTGCCGCCTCCTGCGCTTCGAACCCGATCCGGACGAGCTCTACGGCCGCTACGGCAACCGCCAGATCGTGCAGCGCGCCGCGGCCCAGGACCACCCCTTCCCTGCCGGTTCCCTGATCGTTCCCCTGGACCAGCCCCTCGCCCGCAACGCGGTGGGGCTCCTGGAACCCTGCCTGCTCTATGGCATCTACGGGTACCCTGCCTACCGGGCCCTGGTCGGTCCGGACGGCACAACGCCCGTTTGGCGCCTGCCCTGA
- a CDS encoding protease pro-enzyme activation domain-containing protein codes for MVAGGDARFTLPDTVHPAVRTLSPLGAADPGQSMGTMILALAIAPEAQARLDRLLADLQDPASPRYHAWLTPEQFAEAFAPPLAQRARVVAWLQAQGFLVEGVSRGGHAIVFSGDVTDVQRAFGAPMQRFSSDGREVLANVLAPSFPPELRDLVRGVVSLNGFGRNAANIGARPVPANTQPGDAHYLAPGDFATIYGLRSPGAAAWDGAGATIGILGRTNPGLKDVNAFRGFYGLPPGGTSLVLNGPDPGSISWGEDLEANLDMQWAGATAPGAAIRFICTASTPSTDGIDLSALRAVDENVSDVISVSFGACEDAMQYSGASFYATLWAQAAAQGITVCVASGDAGVAGCDPASNPSGSRTGVNGLASTAHNVAVGGTQFLDKQGTWWRPTNDPDGTSALGYIPEAAWNESGAAGGAGLWATGGGTSLIWPLPAWQAGLGFPLDSGRAIPDVSFTAALHDGYLVRSGGSLYLVGGTSASTPAFAGILARLVQRSGQRLGNLNRQLYGLALQQAAGNGPAVFHDITVGDNAVPGVAGFAAVPGYDAATGLGSLDAGAFLDAAAGLGVTPQAVDEVIKLGGPCAMAYAVPAGTVPATFRLAGGELPPGLTLAADGTLTGTCAVAGTYTFAVRATDALGRSGTVLSSIQVGPVEITTSAILPGQLTGSTVTYSASVVGALDGRVTWSASGGTVTPVDGNRATFTAAAPGTYQVTAASVADPRQTSSITVNVHGAATVEAGGGSLSGLDVLAMAGRMGTRNAALDLDGDGLVADSDLQELLSLLGW; via the coding sequence TTGGTTGCAGGAGGGGACGCCCGGTTCACCCTCCCCGACACGGTCCATCCCGCCGTGCGGACCCTGTCCCCCCTGGGGGCCGCCGACCCCGGGCAGTCCATGGGCACCATGATCCTGGCCCTGGCCATCGCCCCCGAGGCGCAGGCGCGCCTGGACCGCCTCCTGGCGGACCTGCAGGACCCCGCCTCCCCCCGGTACCACGCCTGGCTCACGCCCGAGCAGTTCGCGGAGGCCTTCGCGCCGCCCCTTGCGCAGCGCGCCCGGGTCGTGGCCTGGCTCCAGGCCCAGGGTTTCCTGGTGGAGGGCGTCTCCCGGGGCGGCCACGCCATCGTGTTCTCGGGGGACGTCACGGATGTGCAGCGGGCCTTCGGCGCCCCCATGCAGCGCTTCTCCTCGGACGGCAGGGAGGTCCTGGCCAACGTCCTCGCCCCCAGCTTCCCCCCCGAGCTGCGGGACCTGGTCCGGGGCGTGGTCTCCCTCAACGGCTTCGGACGCAACGCGGCGAACATCGGGGCGCGGCCGGTCCCCGCCAACACGCAGCCCGGCGACGCCCACTACCTGGCGCCGGGCGATTTCGCCACCATCTACGGGCTGCGCTCCCCGGGGGCCGCCGCCTGGGACGGCGCCGGCGCGACGATCGGGATCCTCGGCCGCACCAATCCGGGCCTCAAGGACGTGAACGCCTTCAGGGGCTTCTATGGCCTGCCTCCGGGCGGGACGAGCCTTGTCCTGAACGGGCCCGATCCGGGCAGCATCTCCTGGGGCGAGGACCTGGAGGCCAACCTGGACATGCAGTGGGCCGGCGCGACGGCCCCCGGCGCCGCCATCCGGTTCATCTGCACCGCCTCCACCCCCTCCACCGACGGCATCGACCTCTCCGCCCTCCGCGCCGTCGACGAGAACGTGTCGGACGTCATCAGCGTGAGCTTCGGCGCCTGCGAGGATGCCATGCAGTACTCCGGCGCCTCCTTCTACGCGACCCTCTGGGCCCAGGCCGCCGCCCAGGGCATCACCGTGTGCGTGGCGTCCGGGGATGCCGGCGTGGCCGGGTGCGATCCCGCGTCGAACCCCAGCGGCAGCAGGACGGGGGTCAACGGGCTCGCCTCCACCGCCCACAACGTGGCCGTGGGCGGCACCCAGTTCCTGGACAAGCAGGGCACGTGGTGGCGCCCCACGAACGACCCCGACGGAACCTCGGCCCTCGGGTACATCCCCGAAGCGGCCTGGAACGAGAGCGGGGCCGCGGGCGGCGCGGGCCTCTGGGCCACGGGCGGCGGCACGTCCCTCATCTGGCCCCTGCCCGCGTGGCAGGCGGGGCTCGGCTTCCCCCTGGACAGTGGGCGCGCCATCCCGGACGTCTCCTTCACGGCGGCCCTCCACGACGGCTACCTGGTGCGCTCCGGGGGCTCGCTCTACCTGGTGGGGGGCACCTCGGCCTCCACCCCCGCCTTCGCCGGGATCCTGGCCCGGCTCGTCCAGCGGTCCGGACAGCGCCTCGGGAACCTCAACCGGCAGCTGTACGGCCTGGCCCTGCAGCAGGCCGCGGGGAACGGCCCGGCCGTCTTCCACGACATCACCGTGGGGGACAATGCGGTGCCCGGGGTGGCCGGGTTCGCCGCGGTGCCCGGGTACGACGCGGCGACGGGCCTCGGCAGCCTGGACGCCGGAGCCTTCCTGGACGCCGCGGCGGGGCTGGGCGTGACGCCCCAGGCCGTGGACGAGGTGATCAAGCTGGGCGGCCCCTGCGCCATGGCCTACGCGGTCCCCGCCGGGACGGTGCCCGCCACCTTCCGGTTGGCCGGCGGTGAACTCCCGCCCGGCCTGACCCTCGCGGCGGACGGGACCCTGACCGGGACCTGCGCCGTGGCGGGGACGTACACCTTCGCCGTGCGGGCCACCGATGCCCTGGGCCGGAGCGGGACGGTGCTGAGCTCCATCCAGGTGGGTCCCGTGGAGATCACCACCAGCGCCATCCTGCCCGGCCAGCTCACCGGCTCCACCGTGACCTACAGCGCCTCCGTGGTCGGCGCCCTGGACGGCCGCGTCACCTGGTCGGCTTCGGGGGGCACGGTCACGCCGGTGGACGGCAACCGCGCGACCTTCACCGCCGCCGCCCCCGGCACCTACCAGGTCACCGCCGCGTCCGTCGCCGATCCCCGGCAGACGTCCAGCATCACCGTCAACGTCCACGGCGCCGCCACGGTGGAAGCCGGCGGCGGCTCCCTGTCCGGTCTGGACGTGCTGGCCATGGCCGGCCGGATGGGCACGCGCAACGCCGCCCTGGATCTGGACGGCGATGGCCTCGTCGCCGATTCCGACCTCCAAGAGCTCCTCTCCCTCCTCGGGTGGTGA
- a CDS encoding diaminopimelate decarboxylase family protein yields MTDVFGRSAEAWAGAHGLPLHLTWLPRVRENLRAFSGVFRELYPDGAVRYAVKASCHPALLAAVREEGAGADVASPFEARAALEAGMDPRALDLNGNCKEDALIREAVARDMLVVADSVEELALLQAAATTEGRTARVLLRLSGFELGPVTGEDIFTAGPWSKFGIPLGEIPGVLAALDTWPALRVLGFHTHIGSQITSPEPYLAVLGRMIDLGADLRARAGACRILNLGGGFPVNYLDAAGWEAYRRRLAARDGFCWNDGTGGLQPGPDGRLDPGAWRGEAYHSPWPKEAMLRAVLQGEVRAWGRTLGARQALAALGGPRLLVEPGRSIVEDAGATLCRVAHVRRTAGGHAFVTAEMGVLGHGDALLEGLPNRWSVAGGAADPEPFEAFIAGNLCFSGDLLSRTLVAFHRRPVRGDLLVARDTGAYTSHFIASNANAYPRMPRILLHGDGRETVMAERDRYEGLFPQPQGKR; encoded by the coding sequence GTGACGGACGTCTTCGGCAGGAGCGCGGAGGCCTGGGCGGGAGCCCACGGCCTCCCGCTCCACCTGACCTGGCTGCCCCGGGTGCGGGAGAACCTGCGGGCCTTCTCCGGGGTCTTCCGGGAGCTGTACCCCGACGGCGCCGTCCGGTACGCCGTGAAGGCCTCGTGCCACCCCGCCCTCCTCGCCGCGGTCCGGGAGGAGGGCGCCGGCGCCGACGTGGCCTCGCCCTTCGAGGCGCGGGCCGCCCTGGAGGCGGGGATGGATCCCCGCGCCCTGGACCTGAACGGCAACTGCAAGGAGGACGCCCTCATCCGCGAGGCGGTGGCCCGCGACATGCTCGTCGTGGCGGACTCCGTGGAGGAACTGGCCCTCCTGCAGGCCGCCGCGACGACGGAGGGGCGGACGGCACGCGTGCTGCTCCGCCTCTCCGGCTTTGAGCTGGGCCCCGTCACCGGCGAGGACATTTTCACCGCCGGACCCTGGTCCAAGTTCGGCATCCCCCTGGGGGAGATCCCCGGGGTGCTCGCCGCCCTGGATACCTGGCCCGCCCTCCGGGTCCTGGGCTTCCACACCCACATCGGCTCCCAGATCACCTCCCCCGAGCCCTACCTGGCCGTCCTCGGCCGCATGATCGACCTGGGCGCCGATCTCCGGGCGCGGGCCGGGGCCTGCCGGATCCTGAACCTGGGCGGGGGCTTCCCGGTGAACTACCTGGACGCGGCCGGGTGGGAGGCCTACCGCCGGCGCCTCGCCGCCCGGGACGGGTTCTGCTGGAACGACGGGACGGGGGGCCTGCAGCCCGGGCCCGACGGGCGCCTGGACCCCGGCGCCTGGCGCGGGGAGGCCTACCATTCCCCCTGGCCCAAGGAGGCCATGCTGCGGGCCGTGCTCCAGGGCGAGGTGCGGGCCTGGGGACGCACCCTGGGCGCGCGCCAGGCCCTGGCCGCCCTCGGCGGGCCCCGCCTCCTGGTCGAACCGGGCCGCAGCATCGTCGAGGACGCGGGCGCCACCCTCTGCCGCGTGGCCCACGTGCGCCGGACCGCGGGGGGCCACGCCTTCGTGACGGCCGAGATGGGCGTCCTGGGCCACGGGGACGCCCTCCTGGAGGGCCTCCCCAACCGCTGGTCCGTGGCCGGCGGCGCCGCGGATCCCGAACCGTTCGAGGCCTTCATCGCGGGCAACCTCTGCTTTTCCGGGGACCTCCTGAGCCGCACCCTCGTGGCCTTCCACCGCAGGCCCGTCCGGGGCGACCTCCTCGTGGCGCGGGACACCGGCGCCTACACGTCCCACTTCATCGCGAGCAACGCCAACGCCTACCCGAGGATGCCGCGGATCCTCCTGCACGGGGACGGGCGCGAGACGGTGATGGCCGAGCGGGACCGTTACGAAGGCCTGTTCCCGCAGCCGCAAGGGAAGCGCTGA
- the iadA gene encoding beta-aspartyl-peptidase, translating into MLLIKNADIHSPDAQGRCDILAGGGKILRMHPDIRIPRRYCEVIDARNLLAVPGFIDGHVHIMGGGGEGGPATRTPELVLSDAVKGGVTTVVGCLGTDGHTRTMGGLLAKAQGLEAEGISTFIVTGHYAIPARTLTGSVEEDLLYIDKVVGVGEIALSDHRSSQPTFEAFLRLAGETRRGGILAGKAGVLNIHLGDGRRGLEYLRRALAETEIPARQFLPTHINRNPDLFEEGVAYALGGGLVDFTTSTVPAYQETGEVKPSRGLKRMLDAGVDPGHVTFTSDGQGSLPDFDAAGRMQGLGIGRVTSLYAEVRDAVLQEGIPLATALRVITANPARIYRLAGKGGLAPGMDADLVLLDPKDLTVHTVVARGRVLMKARKVLVKGTFE; encoded by the coding sequence ATGCTCCTCATCAAGAACGCCGACATCCATTCCCCCGACGCCCAGGGCCGCTGCGACATCCTGGCCGGCGGCGGGAAGATCCTCCGCATGCACCCGGACATCCGGATCCCCCGCCGCTACTGCGAGGTGATCGACGCCCGGAACCTCCTCGCGGTGCCCGGCTTCATCGACGGGCACGTCCACATCATGGGCGGCGGGGGCGAGGGCGGCCCCGCCACCCGCACCCCGGAACTGGTCCTCAGCGACGCCGTCAAAGGCGGCGTCACCACGGTGGTGGGCTGCCTGGGCACCGACGGGCACACCCGGACCATGGGCGGCCTCCTGGCCAAGGCCCAGGGCCTGGAGGCGGAGGGCATCAGCACCTTCATCGTCACCGGCCACTACGCCATCCCGGCGCGGACCCTCACGGGCAGCGTCGAGGAGGACCTGCTCTACATCGACAAGGTGGTGGGCGTGGGCGAGATCGCCCTGTCCGACCACCGCAGCAGCCAGCCCACGTTCGAGGCCTTCCTGCGCCTGGCCGGGGAGACGCGCCGCGGCGGCATCCTGGCCGGCAAGGCCGGCGTCCTCAACATCCACCTCGGGGACGGCCGGCGCGGCCTCGAATACCTCCGGCGGGCCCTGGCCGAGACCGAGATCCCCGCGCGCCAGTTCCTGCCCACCCACATCAACCGCAACCCGGACCTCTTCGAGGAGGGCGTCGCCTACGCCCTGGGGGGCGGCCTGGTGGACTTCACCACGTCCACGGTCCCCGCCTACCAGGAGACCGGGGAGGTCAAGCCCTCCCGGGGCCTCAAGCGCATGCTGGACGCCGGCGTGGATCCCGGGCACGTCACCTTCACCTCGGACGGCCAGGGCAGCCTGCCCGACTTCGACGCGGCGGGGCGCATGCAGGGGCTCGGCATCGGCCGGGTCACGAGCCTCTATGCCGAGGTCCGCGACGCCGTCCTCCAGGAGGGGATCCCCCTGGCCACGGCCCTGCGGGTCATCACCGCCAACCCGGCGCGCATCTACCGCCTCGCCGGCAAGGGGGGCCTGGCGCCGGGCATGGACGCCGACCTGGTGCTGCTGGACCCCAAGGACCTCACGGTCCACACCGTGGTCGCCCGGGGCAGGGTGCTGATGAAGGCCCGCAAGGTCCTCGTCAAGGGGACCTTCGAGTGA
- a CDS encoding TonB-dependent receptor codes for MQRTRGSLTVLALGLVAVPTALVAQTSSTAALAGTIRDSAGHPVAGAVVRISSAAMIGGEKTATTSANGAYRFAALPPGIYKIAVSAKGHPALNGTEVLELGLTSTVNWKFPASASATVEVVGAMTTVEDTAVSITQNFDTQALSTLPVERSVVGIMNLTPGVNDSRAWGGYRGENAYMMDGINIGDPSGGTQWIFPNVDWFSEVQVAGLGANAEFGGFMGGFVNGLVKRGGNTFEGSFNAYYADSKWQAKGKQDHPMVSAADKIIPPSKNWDVAFNVGGPIVKDKLWFFASAERTEEDNTPTGAPTAQRNQKVMALAKVTWAASQNATLEFLAEYDYVGRDRRYVDYTTMPEATQKEVAPNHSYSLTWTQTFGQDKVLTLKAFSYGGRYDQPGMGGNAYSVDLQDLYEYDATKAPREFFFNSTYEDYNFRGRTTLSATFDWFKTGLFSAGDSHAFRFGIEREQVSDEELERFPGNINLNAEFDDVGVYTSYMIVGGGWNVRQRADRLAAFVQDTWKINDRITLNPGVRFEQFKGRFYGASNLWNQNTVAPRFGFAIGLTEDLKTMLKGHWGRYYAGYSTYFIDRAIQDAIPIKQYYDWADPGYPYINLFDRSTWPSTVPGYVDPVTGNQNDLYRTINDLTLVDPGAKQPYTDELTFALDHKFGATWSAGLSWVSRDFKDSLVRVDRAPDPSGYWSTYVNPITGGNIDYYRTRLYGDEHQYWVTNAGSEGKRKYTATTLKVDRRLENNWSLGFSYTHSKLEGNIQRADSYDKVFYNKNTMINAYGNLPGNNDDEFKAHALYQFPTGTRISAVYTYLSGTHWNQTYRTAAFDGTRYVINVEPLGSRTYPSRSLLDLRLTQTFRFGAKVATDIFVECLNVLNRQAATAYTTRINTNNNATSSVYSYYMYPESVDPGRRLQLGLRVNF; via the coding sequence GTGCAGAGAACCCGTGGGTCCCTCACCGTACTCGCGCTCGGGCTCGTGGCCGTGCCCACGGCCCTCGTGGCCCAGACCAGTTCCACCGCCGCGCTGGCGGGCACCATCCGCGACAGCGCCGGCCACCCCGTCGCCGGGGCCGTCGTCCGCATCTCCTCCGCCGCCATGATCGGCGGCGAGAAGACCGCGACCACGTCCGCCAACGGCGCCTACCGATTCGCGGCCCTGCCGCCGGGCATCTACAAGATCGCCGTCTCGGCCAAGGGCCATCCCGCCCTGAACGGCACCGAGGTCCTCGAACTGGGCCTCACGTCCACGGTCAACTGGAAGTTCCCCGCCTCGGCCAGCGCCACCGTCGAGGTGGTCGGCGCCATGACCACGGTCGAGGACACCGCCGTCTCCATCACCCAGAACTTCGACACCCAGGCCCTCTCCACCCTGCCCGTCGAGCGCAGCGTCGTCGGCATCATGAATCTGACGCCGGGCGTGAACGATTCCCGGGCCTGGGGCGGCTACCGGGGCGAGAACGCCTACATGATGGACGGCATCAACATCGGCGATCCCTCCGGCGGCACCCAGTGGATCTTCCCCAACGTCGACTGGTTCTCCGAGGTCCAGGTGGCGGGCCTCGGCGCCAACGCCGAGTTCGGCGGCTTCATGGGCGGCTTCGTGAACGGCCTGGTGAAGCGGGGCGGCAACACCTTCGAAGGCAGCTTCAACGCCTACTATGCCGATTCCAAGTGGCAGGCCAAGGGGAAGCAGGACCACCCGATGGTCTCGGCCGCCGACAAGATCATCCCCCCCTCCAAGAACTGGGACGTGGCCTTCAACGTGGGCGGCCCCATCGTGAAGGACAAGCTCTGGTTCTTCGCCTCCGCCGAGCGCACCGAGGAGGACAACACCCCCACCGGCGCCCCGACGGCGCAGCGGAACCAGAAGGTGATGGCCCTCGCCAAGGTCACCTGGGCCGCCAGCCAGAACGCGACCCTCGAGTTCCTGGCCGAGTACGACTACGTGGGCCGGGACCGCCGGTACGTGGACTACACGACCATGCCCGAGGCCACCCAGAAGGAGGTCGCGCCCAACCACTCGTACAGCCTCACCTGGACCCAGACCTTCGGCCAGGACAAGGTCCTGACCCTCAAGGCCTTCTCCTATGGCGGCCGGTATGACCAGCCGGGCATGGGCGGGAACGCCTACTCCGTGGATCTCCAGGATCTCTACGAGTACGACGCCACCAAGGCCCCGCGCGAGTTCTTCTTCAACTCCACCTACGAGGACTACAACTTCCGCGGCCGGACCACGCTGAGCGCCACCTTCGACTGGTTCAAGACCGGCCTCTTCTCCGCCGGCGACAGCCACGCCTTCCGGTTCGGCATCGAGCGGGAGCAGGTGTCGGACGAGGAGCTGGAGCGCTTCCCGGGCAACATCAACCTCAACGCCGAGTTCGACGACGTGGGCGTCTACACGAGCTACATGATCGTCGGCGGCGGCTGGAACGTGCGGCAGCGGGCCGACCGCCTCGCGGCCTTCGTCCAGGACACCTGGAAGATCAACGACCGCATCACCCTCAACCCGGGCGTGCGCTTCGAGCAGTTCAAGGGGCGGTTCTACGGCGCCAGCAACCTCTGGAACCAGAACACGGTGGCCCCCCGCTTCGGCTTCGCCATCGGCCTCACCGAGGACCTCAAGACGATGCTGAAGGGCCACTGGGGCCGCTACTACGCCGGCTACTCCACCTACTTCATCGACCGGGCAATCCAGGACGCCATCCCCATCAAGCAGTACTACGACTGGGCCGACCCGGGCTACCCGTACATCAACCTCTTCGACCGCTCCACCTGGCCCAGCACCGTCCCCGGCTACGTGGACCCGGTCACGGGCAACCAGAACGACCTCTACCGCACCATCAACGACCTGACCCTCGTCGATCCCGGCGCCAAGCAGCCCTACACCGACGAGCTGACCTTCGCCCTCGACCACAAGTTCGGCGCCACCTGGAGCGCCGGCCTCTCCTGGGTCAGCCGCGACTTCAAGGACAGCCTGGTGCGCGTCGACCGCGCCCCCGACCCGAGCGGCTACTGGTCCACCTACGTGAACCCGATCACCGGCGGCAACATCGACTACTACCGCACCCGCCTCTATGGCGACGAGCACCAGTACTGGGTCACCAACGCCGGCAGCGAGGGCAAGCGCAAGTACACGGCCACCACCCTGAAGGTCGACCGCCGCCTCGAGAACAACTGGAGCCTGGGCTTCAGCTACACCCACTCCAAGCTGGAGGGCAACATCCAGCGGGCCGACAGCTACGACAAGGTGTTCTACAACAAGAACACCATGATCAACGCCTACGGCAACCTGCCCGGCAACAACGACGACGAGTTCAAGGCCCACGCCCTCTACCAGTTCCCCACCGGCACCCGCATCAGCGCCGTCTACACCTACCTGAGCGGCACCCACTGGAACCAGACCTACCGCACCGCCGCCTTCGACGGCACCCGGTACGTGATCAACGTCGAGCCCCTGGGCAGCCGCACCTACCCCAGCCGCAGCCTGCTGGATCTCCGGCTCACCCAGACCTTCCGGTTCGGCGCCAAGGTCGCCACGGACATCTTCGTGGAGTGCCTGAATGTCCTGAACCGCCAGGCGGCCACGGCCTACACGACCCGCATCAACACGAACAACAACGCCACGAGCTCCGTCTACAGCTACTACATGTATCCGGAGTCGGTGGATCCGGGCCGCCGCCTCCAGCTCGGCCTGCGCGTCAATTTCTAG